The Pan troglodytes isolate AG18354 chromosome 1, NHGRI_mPanTro3-v2.0_pri, whole genome shotgun sequence genome includes a region encoding these proteins:
- the LOC129143379 gene encoding heterogeneous nuclear ribonucleoprotein C-like 2: MASNITNKMDPHSMNSRVFIGNLNALVVKKSDVEVIFSKYGKIAGCSVHKGFAFVQYDKEKNARAAVAGEDGRMIADQVVDINLAAEPKANRGNAGVKRSAAEMYGSSFDLDYGFQRHYYDGMYSFPARVPPPPPIALAVAPSKRQCVSGNTSRRGKSGFNSKNGKRGSSKSAKLKGDDLQAIKQELTQIKQKVDSLLENLEKIEKEQSKQEVEVKNAKSEEEQSSSSMKNDETHVKMESEGGAEDSAEEGDPLDDDDNEDQGDNKLELINNNEKEAEEGEDNRDSTNGQDDS; the protein is encoded by the coding sequence ATGGCCAGCAACATTACCAACAAGATGGATCCTCACTCCATGAACTCCCGTGTGTTCATTGGGAATCTCAACGCTCTTGTTGTCAAGAAATCGGATGTGGAGGTGATCTTTTCCAAGTATGGCAAAATTGCGGGCTGCTCTGTTCATAAGGGCTTTGCCTTCGTTCAATATGATAAGGAGAAAAATGCCCGGGCTGCTGTAGCAGGAGAGGATGGCAGAATGATTGCTGACCAGGTTGTAGATATTAACCTGGCTGCAGAGCCAAAAGCGAATCGAGGAAACGCAGGTGTGAAACGATCAGCAGCGGAGATGTACGGCTCCTCTTTTGACTTGGACTATGGCTTTCAACGGCATTATTATGATGGGATGTACAGTTTCCCAGCACGtgtacctcctcctcctcccattgCTCTGGCTGTAGCGCCCTCGAAACGTCAGTGTGTATCAGGAAATACCTCACGAAGGGGCAAAAGTGGCTTCAATTCTAAGAATGGAAAGCGGGGATCTTCCAAGTCTGCAAAGCTGAAAGGAGATGACCTTCAGGCCATTAAGCAGGAGTTGACCCAGATAAAACAGAAAGTGGATTCTCTCCTGGAAAACctggaaaaaattgaaaaggaacagAGCAAACAAGAGGTAGAGGTGAAAAATGCTAAGTCAGAAGAGGAGCAGAGCAGTAGCTCCATGAAGAACGATGAGACTCATGTGAAGATGGAGTCTGAGGGGGGTGCAGAAGACTCTGCTGAGGAGGGGGACCCActggatgatgatgataatgaagatCAGGGGGACAACAAGCTGGAGTTGAtcaacaataatgaaaaagaggctgaggaaggagaggataaCAGAGACAGCACCAATGGCCAGGATGACTCTTAA
- the LOC129143370 gene encoding PRAME family member 2 isoform X1 — protein sequence MSIQAPPRLLELAGQSLLRDQALAISAMEELPRVLYLPLFMEAFSRRHFQTLMVMVQAWPFTCLPLGSLMKTLHLEPLKALLEGLHMLLTQKDRPRRWKLQVLDLRDVDENFWAIWPGAWALSCFPETMSKRQTAEDCPRMGEHQPLKVFIDICLKEIPQDECLRYLFQWVYQRRSLVHLCCSKLVNYLMSIKYLRKSLKIIYLNSIEELEIHNTCWPHLIRKLRCYLKEMKTLGKLVFSRCHHYTSDNELQGWLVAKFSSVFLRLEHLQLLKIKLITFFSGHLEQLIRCLQNPLENLELTCGNLLEEDVKCLSQFPSLGYLKHLNLSYVLLFRISLEPLGALLEKIAASLETLVLEGCQIHYSQLSAVLPGLSHCSQLTTFYFGRNCMSIDALKDLLCHTRGLSKLSLETYPAPEESLNSLVRVIWEIFTPLRAELMCTLREVRQPKRIFIGPTPCPSCGSSPSEELELHLCC from the exons ATGAGCATCCAGGCCCCACCGAGACTCCTGGAGCTGGCAGGGCAGAGCCTGCTAAGAGACCAGGCCTTGGCCATCTCTGCTATGGAGGAGCTGCCCAGGGTGCTCTATCTCCCACTCTTCATGGAGGCCTTCAGCAGGAGACACTTCCAGACTCTGATGgtgatggtgcaggcctggccTTTCACATGCCTCCCTCTGGGATCGCTGATGAAGACGCTTCATCTGGAGCCGTTGAAAGCATTGCTGGAAGGGCTTCATATGCTGCTTACACAGAAGGATCGCCCCAG GAGGTGGAAACTTCAAGTGCTGGATTTGCGGGATGTTGACGAGAATTTCTGGGCCATATGGCCTGGAGCCTGGGCCCTGTCCTGCTTCCCAGAGACCATGAGTAAGAGGCAGACAGCAGAGGACTGTCCAAGGATGGGAGAGCACCAGCCCTTAAAGGTGTTCATAGACATCTGCCTCAAGGAAATACCCCAGGATGAATGCCTGAGATACCTCTTTCAGTGGGTTTACCAAAGGAGAAGTTTAGTACACCTGTGCTGTAGTAAGCTGGTCAATTATCTAATGTCAATTAAATATCTCAGAAAGTCATT gaaaataatatacctGAATAGTATTGAGGAGCTAGAAATTCACAACACGTGCTGGCCACATCTGATAAGAAAGCTTCGTTGTTACCTGAAGGAGATGAAGACTCTTGGCAAACTTGTTTTCTCCAGGTGCCATCATTACACGTCAGATAATGAACTCCAGGGATGGTTAGTCGCCAAATTCAGCTctgtgttcctcaggctggaaCACCTCCagttgcttaaaataaaattgatcacCTTCTTCAGTGGGCACCTGGAACAGCTGATCAG GTGCCTCCAGAACCCCTTGGAGAACTTGGAATTAACTTGTGGCAACCTATTGGAAGAGGATGTGAAGTGTCTCTCCCAGTTCCCAAGCCTCGGTTACCTAAAGCATCTGAATCTCAGCTACGTGCTGCTGTTCCGCATCAGTCTTGAACCCCTAGGAGCTCTGCTAGAGAAAATTGCTGCCTCTCTTGAGACCCTCGTGTTGGAGGGCTGTCAGATCCACTACTCCCAACTCAGTGCCGTCCTGcctggcctgagccactgctcccagctcacCACCTTCTACTTTGGCAGAAATTGCATGTCTATTGACGCCCTGAAGGACCTGTTGTGCCACACCCGTGGGCTGAGCAAGTTAAGCCTGGAGACATATCCTGCCCCTGAGGAGAGTTTGAATTCCTTGGTTCGTGTCATTTGGGAGATCTTCACCCCACTTCGGGCTGAGCTGATGTGTACACTGAGGGAAGTCAGGCAGCCCAAGAGGATCTTCATtggccccaccccctgcccttccTGTGGCTCATCACCGTCTGAGGAACTGGAGCTCCATCTTTGCTGCTAG
- the LOC129143370 gene encoding PRAME family member 2 isoform X2, whose translation MKGGKAHQTCPFHNRRSVLTSLVITKDPVSNSLFVKGCFELQERCLQNPLENLELTCGNLLEEDVKCLSQFPSLGYLKHLNLSYVLLFRISLEPLGALLEKIAASLETLVLEGCQIHYSQLSAVLPGLSHCSQLTTFYFGRNCMSIDALKDLLCHTRGLSKLSLETYPAPEESLNSLVRVIWEIFTPLRAELMCTLREVRQPKRIFIGPTPCPSCGSSPSEELELHLCC comes from the exons ATGAAAGGAGGGAAAGCACATCAAACCTGTCCATTTCACAATAGAAGGTCTGTCCTCACCAGCTTAGTGATCACGAAGGATCCTGTCTCTAATTCCCTGTTTGTAAAAGGTTGTTTTGAACTCCAGGAAAG GTGCCTCCAGAACCCCTTGGAGAACTTGGAATTAACTTGTGGCAACCTATTGGAAGAGGATGTGAAGTGTCTCTCCCAGTTCCCAAGCCTCGGTTACCTAAAGCATCTGAATCTCAGCTACGTGCTGCTGTTCCGCATCAGTCTTGAACCCCTAGGAGCTCTGCTAGAGAAAATTGCTGCCTCTCTTGAGACCCTCGTGTTGGAGGGCTGTCAGATCCACTACTCCCAACTCAGTGCCGTCCTGcctggcctgagccactgctcccagctcacCACCTTCTACTTTGGCAGAAATTGCATGTCTATTGACGCCCTGAAGGACCTGTTGTGCCACACCCGTGGGCTGAGCAAGTTAAGCCTGGAGACATATCCTGCCCCTGAGGAGAGTTTGAATTCCTTGGTTCGTGTCATTTGGGAGATCTTCACCCCACTTCGGGCTGAGCTGATGTGTACACTGAGGGAAGTCAGGCAGCCCAAGAGGATCTTCATtggccccaccccctgcccttccTGTGGCTCATCACCGTCTGAGGAACTGGAGCTCCATCTTTGCTGCTAG